From a single Streptomyces rubradiris genomic region:
- a CDS encoding APC family permease: MTDLSKTGHVEAPGGEAGSGNPLNRGLGVSQIVFMVVAAAAPLGLVAGGVPLAFAVSGSPGMPLYFALTTVMLLIFAVGFTLMAGRVRNAGAFYAYVQAGLGRIPGLSAATLALFSYTLLLVGVNAYVGVATSNVIERYADVGSPWWLWAFVSLGIIAFLGLGVMFAIFGFIGFEATAVFRNEAKDPDVTVLRATYVAILVIGVFYSFTVWAIVVGVGVDAVTGAAKADPEGLVLTLARSYVGSVWADVMQVLLITSQFACVLAFHNVVTRYQFALSRARALPAPLGVVHPRHRAPSSSSAVASAVASVTTLVVVALGLDPIGDLYTWFSGAATLGVVLLMAATSLAVIGYFRRAGEQQSVWRVVVAPAVAFLGLACVGYLMVANFPLLVGTTEGAWAIGGFVALSAVVGAVQALVLRARRPAVYERF, from the coding sequence ATGACCGACCTCTCCAAGACAGGGCACGTCGAAGCACCTGGCGGTGAAGCGGGATCGGGCAACCCGCTCAACCGAGGGCTCGGCGTATCGCAGATCGTGTTCATGGTCGTCGCCGCAGCGGCGCCGCTCGGACTGGTGGCCGGCGGGGTGCCGCTCGCCTTCGCCGTGAGCGGCAGTCCGGGGATGCCGCTGTACTTCGCATTGACCACCGTGATGCTGCTGATCTTCGCCGTCGGCTTCACGCTGATGGCAGGACGGGTACGCAACGCGGGCGCCTTCTACGCCTACGTCCAGGCGGGGCTGGGCCGCATACCCGGTCTCTCGGCCGCGACCCTCGCGCTCTTCTCCTACACGCTGCTTCTCGTCGGGGTGAACGCCTATGTCGGCGTCGCGACGAGCAATGTCATCGAGCGGTACGCCGACGTCGGCTCTCCGTGGTGGTTGTGGGCATTCGTCTCGCTGGGCATCATCGCCTTCCTCGGCCTCGGCGTCATGTTCGCCATCTTCGGGTTCATCGGCTTTGAGGCGACAGCCGTGTTCCGCAACGAGGCCAAGGATCCCGACGTCACGGTCCTGCGGGCGACGTACGTCGCGATCCTGGTGATCGGGGTCTTCTACTCGTTCACCGTGTGGGCGATCGTGGTGGGTGTCGGCGTCGACGCGGTGACCGGCGCCGCGAAGGCCGACCCAGAGGGCCTGGTCCTCACACTGGCGCGGAGCTACGTCGGGTCCGTCTGGGCCGACGTGATGCAGGTGCTCCTGATCACCAGTCAGTTCGCGTGCGTGCTGGCCTTCCACAACGTCGTGACGCGCTACCAGTTCGCGCTGTCCCGGGCCCGCGCCCTACCCGCGCCGCTGGGCGTCGTTCACCCCCGGCACCGCGCGCCGTCGTCATCCTCGGCTGTCGCCTCGGCGGTCGCGTCCGTCACCACACTTGTCGTCGTCGCGCTCGGCCTCGACCCGATCGGGGACCTCTACACGTGGTTCTCCGGCGCCGCCACCCTCGGCGTCGTTCTGCTGATGGCGGCCACCAGTCTCGCGGTGATCGGCTACTTCCGGCGCGCCGGTGAGCAGCAGTCGGTGTGGCGCGTGGTCGTGGCCCCGGCCGTGGCCTTCCTCGGTCTGGCCTGTGTGGGCTACCTGATGGTCGCCAACTTCCCGCTCCTCGTCGGCACCACCGAGGGCGCCTGGGCCATCGGTGGGTTCGTCGCCCTCTCGGCCGTGGTCGGCGCGGTGCAGGCCCTCGTCCTGCGGGCGCGCCGACCGGCCGTCTACGAGCGGTTCTAG
- a CDS encoding flavin-containing monooxygenase produces the protein MTAEVLDAVEEFDVVIVGAGISGIGAATYFSRELPDKSLVVLEARDDIGGTWDLFRYPGIRSDSDLHTFGYEFKPWRHKAAIADAPLIREYLQETVEENGLEHVLRLRHRVVRAEWSSADSKWTLTVQTSDPATGATQVKTIRAGWVFAATGYYRYDEGFSPEFPGRDDFEGQIVHPQHWPEGLDYSGKKVVVIGSGATAITLVPAMTTGAGAARHVTMLQRTPTYVMALPRVDRVALALTKLLGEERGYAVTRFKNIWTEHAVVKGLRTFPKAGRALIRRENIKRLPKGFDVDKHFNPPYDPWDQRLCLAPDGDFFDAIKEGRASVVTDTVARFSKRGIVLTSGEELEADVIVTATGLNLQLFGGMPIVVDGRQVDIADALCYRGMLLSGIPNWAMAIGYTTSSWTLKVGLICRYFIDLVRHMDTRGYDTVVPVAPAGTERKPVMDLQAGYAKRAEKRMPKQGPEKPWRMAMSYPEDAKALRGPVADEHLEFGARRTAAQAPGGRRATHA, from the coding sequence ATGACAGCTGAGGTGTTGGACGCCGTCGAGGAGTTCGACGTGGTGATCGTCGGAGCAGGGATCTCCGGGATCGGCGCGGCCACCTATTTCAGCCGAGAGCTCCCCGACAAGTCGCTCGTCGTGCTGGAAGCGCGCGACGACATCGGGGGCACTTGGGACCTGTTCCGCTATCCCGGCATCCGCTCGGACTCCGACCTCCACACATTCGGTTACGAGTTCAAACCGTGGCGCCACAAAGCCGCGATCGCCGACGCTCCCCTCATCAGGGAGTACCTCCAAGAAACAGTCGAGGAGAACGGCCTGGAGCACGTCCTCAGGCTCCGCCACCGTGTCGTCCGCGCCGAGTGGTCCTCAGCGGACTCGAAATGGACTCTCACCGTCCAGACGTCGGACCCCGCCACAGGAGCGACCCAGGTCAAGACGATCCGCGCGGGATGGGTCTTCGCCGCCACCGGCTACTACCGGTACGACGAGGGATTCTCCCCGGAGTTCCCTGGGCGGGACGACTTCGAGGGCCAGATCGTTCACCCGCAGCACTGGCCCGAGGGCCTCGACTACAGCGGGAAGAAGGTCGTCGTCATCGGGAGCGGCGCGACCGCGATCACGCTGGTGCCGGCCATGACCACCGGGGCGGGCGCCGCCCGGCACGTGACGATGCTGCAGCGCACCCCCACCTACGTCATGGCGCTTCCCCGTGTCGACAGGGTCGCCCTGGCGCTCACGAAGCTGCTCGGAGAAGAGCGCGGGTACGCCGTGACGCGGTTCAAGAACATCTGGACCGAGCACGCCGTCGTCAAGGGTCTGCGGACCTTCCCCAAGGCCGGACGGGCGCTGATCCGGCGCGAGAACATCAAGCGTCTTCCCAAGGGATTCGACGTCGACAAGCACTTCAACCCGCCGTACGACCCGTGGGACCAGCGGCTGTGTCTGGCACCGGACGGCGACTTCTTCGACGCGATCAAGGAGGGCAGGGCCTCCGTCGTCACCGACACTGTGGCGAGGTTCAGCAAGCGCGGAATCGTCCTGACGTCGGGCGAGGAGCTGGAAGCCGACGTCATCGTCACCGCGACGGGGCTGAACCTGCAGCTCTTCGGCGGCATGCCCATCGTGGTCGACGGACGTCAGGTCGACATCGCGGACGCGCTCTGTTACCGCGGCATGCTGCTGAGCGGGATCCCGAACTGGGCGATGGCGATCGGCTACACCACCTCGTCCTGGACGCTCAAGGTGGGCCTGATATGTCGCTACTTCATCGACCTGGTCAGGCACATGGACACCCGCGGATACGACACGGTCGTTCCGGTCGCACCCGCGGGGACCGAGCGCAAGCCCGTCATGGACCTTCAGGCCGGGTACGCCAAGCGCGCCGAGAAGCGCATGCCCAAGCAGGGCCCCGAGAAGCCCTGGCGGATGGCGATGTCCTACCCCGAGGACGCCAAGGCCCTCCGCGGCCCGGTGGCCGACGAGCACCTCGAGTTCGGCGCCCGTCGGACTGCCGCACAGGCGCCCGGTGGGAGGCGAGCCACCCATGCCTGA
- a CDS encoding alpha/beta fold hydrolase, which yields MPETSGAEGVDQYATSPSGIRICFRDYGDKADPAMLLVAGLGEDLTFWTDSFVGSLVTRGFRVVAIDNRDVGQSTFVTAPPPGLWRQIAGRPRDDAYALADMAQDGIGVLDHLGISRVHLVGRSMGGMIAQTIAATAPERVLSLTSLYSTTGAKKVGQPALSTIRLLAAPPARTRTAAVRAHLRLTRHIAGTEHPIDDAAEAAIAARGWDRGAGDLAAGTARQIQAIQRSGDRTAQLSKITAPTLVINGDRDPLVDPSGGAATVQAIRSAQHVVIPGMGHHIPETLVDPITSYIAQHANRVGEGGNHVRIS from the coding sequence ATGCCTGAGACGAGCGGCGCCGAGGGCGTCGACCAGTACGCGACCTCACCGTCCGGGATCAGGATCTGCTTCCGGGACTACGGCGACAAGGCCGACCCCGCGATGCTGCTCGTCGCGGGACTGGGCGAGGACCTCACCTTCTGGACCGACTCGTTCGTCGGCTCACTCGTCACCCGCGGCTTCCGGGTCGTCGCGATCGACAACCGCGACGTCGGCCAGTCGACGTTCGTCACCGCTCCCCCTCCCGGGCTCTGGCGTCAGATCGCCGGGCGTCCGCGCGACGACGCGTACGCGCTGGCCGACATGGCCCAGGACGGCATCGGCGTACTCGACCATCTCGGGATCTCGCGAGTGCACCTGGTGGGGCGGTCAATGGGCGGGATGATCGCGCAAACGATCGCGGCCACGGCGCCCGAGCGCGTTTTGTCACTGACCTCCCTCTACTCGACCACCGGAGCGAAGAAGGTGGGCCAACCGGCTCTGTCAACGATCCGACTCCTTGCCGCCCCGCCGGCGAGGACCAGAACCGCGGCGGTCCGTGCCCACCTGCGGCTCACCCGGCACATCGCGGGAACGGAACATCCCATCGACGACGCGGCCGAGGCCGCCATCGCGGCGCGCGGATGGGATCGCGGCGCCGGTGACCTGGCGGCCGGCACCGCGCGCCAGATCCAGGCCATCCAGCGCTCCGGAGACCGGACAGCCCAGTTGAGCAAGATCACGGCCCCGACCTTGGTCATCAACGGCGACCGAGACCCGCTGGTCGACCCGAGCGGCGGCGCCGCGACCGTCCAGGCGATCCGCTCGGCCCAGCACGTGGTCATTCCCGGCATGGGCCATCACATTCCCGAGACCCTCGTCGATCCCATCACGAGCTACATCGCGCAGCACGCGAACCGCGTGGGCGAAGGAGGAAACCATGTCCGGATCTCGTGA
- a CDS encoding flavin monoamine oxidase family protein — protein sequence MSGSREPRSTGTTVDVVVVGAGFAGLSAAERLVSIGRSVVVVEGRDRVGGRSLSGEVAGVKVDLGATWVARRHTAVRDLASRVGCTTTGQFAQGRNVLWMAGRRRTYSGTIPKVSPLALVDMARMQTAVNKLVATVDVNAAWETPGADRLDAISFGEWLDRKNALPSTRALMTVVSKVQWGCTPGDVSLLHALRYIRSAGGLDHMLDVDGGQQQDRIVETTQEIANRVAERLGDRVRLQTPVRRITQDDHGVTVRTDSGEIHARYAVVTASPAHRAAIEFEPTLPEQGEGLTRTWRMGVLSKAFVAYEKPFWRAEGYSGEAVTDTGTVFITFDVSPAHSGPGVMMAFCDPRVFDGFSPESRRDRVVQQLADLYGPQARTPIDYVDHCWGAEPFAPGGPNPAVAPYATTSFGKALSRPHGRIHWAGSETAGEWAGTMNGAVLTGQRTAESIIALLSRDVREGALR from the coding sequence ATGTCCGGATCTCGTGAGCCCCGCTCCACGGGCACCACGGTCGACGTCGTGGTCGTCGGTGCCGGCTTCGCCGGCCTGAGCGCTGCCGAGCGGCTGGTGAGCATCGGGCGGTCCGTCGTGGTCGTGGAAGGCCGCGACCGGGTCGGAGGACGTTCGCTCTCCGGAGAGGTGGCGGGCGTGAAGGTCGACCTCGGAGCGACGTGGGTGGCACGGCGCCACACCGCCGTCCGAGACCTCGCGAGCCGGGTGGGGTGCACCACGACCGGCCAGTTCGCCCAGGGCCGCAACGTGCTGTGGATGGCGGGTCGGCGCCGCACCTACAGCGGCACCATTCCCAAGGTCTCCCCCCTGGCCCTGGTGGACATGGCCCGCATGCAGACGGCGGTGAACAAGCTGGTCGCGACCGTCGACGTGAACGCCGCCTGGGAGACCCCCGGGGCCGACCGGCTCGACGCCATCTCGTTCGGCGAGTGGCTCGACCGGAAGAACGCACTGCCCAGCACCCGCGCGCTGATGACCGTCGTCAGCAAGGTGCAATGGGGATGCACTCCGGGAGACGTCTCCTTGCTGCACGCACTGCGCTACATCCGCTCGGCGGGCGGACTCGACCACATGCTGGACGTCGACGGCGGTCAGCAGCAGGACCGGATCGTCGAGACCACCCAGGAGATCGCCAATCGGGTGGCGGAGCGGCTCGGCGACCGCGTGCGCCTGCAGACACCGGTGCGCCGCATCACGCAGGACGACCATGGTGTCACCGTTCGCACCGACTCCGGCGAGATCCACGCCAGGTACGCGGTCGTCACGGCCTCGCCGGCGCACCGCGCCGCCATCGAGTTCGAGCCCACCCTGCCCGAGCAGGGTGAAGGGCTCACGCGAACCTGGCGCATGGGCGTGCTGAGCAAGGCTTTCGTGGCCTACGAGAAGCCGTTCTGGCGGGCCGAGGGATACTCCGGTGAGGCGGTGACCGACACCGGAACCGTGTTCATCACCTTCGACGTGTCCCCCGCCCACAGCGGACCGGGCGTCATGATGGCCTTCTGCGATCCGCGCGTCTTCGACGGTTTCAGCCCTGAGTCCCGACGCGACCGGGTCGTCCAGCAGCTCGCCGACCTCTACGGTCCGCAGGCCCGCACCCCGATCGACTACGTGGACCACTGCTGGGGAGCGGAGCCCTTCGCCCCGGGCGGCCCCAATCCCGCTGTCGCCCCCTACGCGACCACGAGCTTCGGCAAGGCGCTGTCCAGGCCCCACGGGCGCATCCACTGGGCCGGCAGCGAAACCGCCGGCGAATGGGCCGGCACCATGAACGGCGCGGTTCTGACCGGCCAGCGCACCGCCGAGAGCATCATCGCCCTCCTGTCCCGCGACGTCCGAGAGGGGGCGTTGCGATGA
- a CDS encoding transporter: MKETLFLLADLWMIFAGYFYGWKFIRRYGNHLLGLEWMVVATSGSNFLLWSLSGADSGSVLYDVAYFFDAFSRAVGITLILVMGLMKVTHRYKPSRGVDVAVFGVAIVAGLFLRQFHGADLHTDPSAFWVAVFYVVANLLTAVFLGSFAKRLRNAGAKWPAIWTGLVTAAGTAIALTYDFFPLPFDDADRTIFYTAALATWGTQGFVYFRAYRALHDHNAAVDANPAHATGTLA; encoded by the coding sequence ATGAAGGAAACGCTGTTCCTGCTGGCCGACCTTTGGATGATCTTCGCCGGTTACTTCTACGGCTGGAAGTTCATCCGCCGGTACGGCAACCACCTCCTCGGCCTCGAGTGGATGGTCGTCGCCACATCGGGCAGCAACTTCCTGCTCTGGTCACTGTCCGGAGCCGACAGCGGCAGCGTCCTGTACGACGTGGCGTACTTCTTCGACGCGTTCTCCCGGGCGGTCGGCATCACGCTCATCCTGGTCATGGGCCTGATGAAGGTCACCCATCGCTACAAGCCGAGCCGCGGCGTCGACGTCGCCGTGTTCGGAGTCGCGATCGTGGCCGGCCTCTTCCTCCGGCAGTTCCACGGCGCAGACCTCCACACCGACCCGTCCGCGTTCTGGGTCGCCGTCTTCTACGTGGTCGCCAATCTCCTCACGGCGGTCTTCCTCGGGTCCTTCGCCAAGCGGCTCCGGAACGCGGGCGCGAAGTGGCCCGCGATCTGGACGGGCCTGGTCACGGCCGCGGGAACAGCCATCGCGTTGACCTACGACTTCTTCCCCCTGCCCTTCGACGACGCGGACCGCACGATCTTCTACACCGCCGCGCTGGCGACGTGGGGCACTCAGGGCTTCGTCTACTTCCGCGCCTACCGCGCGCTGCACGACCACAACGCGGCCGTGGACGCGAACCCGGCCCACGCAACCGGAACCCTCGCGTGA
- a CDS encoding NAD-dependent succinate-semialdehyde dehydrogenase, with translation MAKRHVYAVVDPASGKLVKEYPTATDEAVDGALDAAAEAHAQWSRQTSVEQRAQLLNTVATLHSERSGQLAEIIHREMGKPVDEAVAEVGFSASIYRYYAENAQKFLTDEPIELLAGEGTAFIRRQPVGVLLGIMPWNYPYYQVARFAAPNLVLGNTIVLKHASQCPESSEALQQLFTDAGFPPGCYVNVHATGEQIARAIADPRVQGVSFTGSERAGAEIAETAGRSLKKVVLELGGSDPFIVLSTHDLDATVQAAVETRFENSGQVCNAGKRFIVAEDIYDAFLDRFTEKVLALTDGLAPLSSVAAAEYVEEQVERAVDGGATFVSAGRREGAYFPPGVLSGVSPTSPSAAEELFGPVATVYRVASEDEAVELANTTPYGLGSYVFTTDAEQALRVADRIDAGMVFINGVGLEGAELPFGGVKRSGFGRELGRAGIDEFANKKLIRTARA, from the coding sequence ATGGCGAAGAGGCACGTGTACGCGGTCGTGGACCCCGCCAGCGGCAAGTTGGTCAAGGAGTACCCCACCGCGACGGACGAGGCCGTCGACGGAGCGCTCGACGCGGCGGCAGAAGCCCACGCGCAGTGGTCGAGGCAGACTTCCGTGGAACAACGCGCCCAGTTGTTGAACACCGTTGCCACCCTGCACAGCGAGCGCAGCGGGCAGCTCGCCGAGATCATCCACCGGGAGATGGGCAAGCCGGTGGACGAGGCCGTCGCGGAGGTCGGATTCAGCGCCTCGATCTACAGGTACTACGCCGAGAACGCGCAGAAGTTCCTCACCGACGAACCGATCGAGCTTCTCGCGGGAGAGGGCACCGCTTTCATCCGTCGCCAGCCGGTCGGCGTGTTGCTGGGGATCATGCCCTGGAACTACCCGTACTACCAGGTGGCCCGATTCGCCGCGCCCAATCTCGTGCTGGGCAACACCATCGTGCTCAAGCACGCATCGCAGTGTCCGGAGTCGTCCGAGGCGCTCCAGCAGCTGTTCACGGACGCGGGCTTCCCCCCGGGCTGCTACGTCAATGTCCACGCCACCGGCGAGCAGATCGCTCGCGCCATCGCGGACCCCAGGGTGCAAGGCGTCTCCTTCACCGGTTCGGAGCGGGCCGGCGCGGAGATCGCCGAGACGGCCGGGCGCAGCCTCAAGAAGGTGGTGCTCGAACTGGGCGGTTCGGACCCGTTCATCGTGCTGTCGACCCACGACCTCGACGCCACGGTACAGGCGGCGGTCGAGACGCGATTCGAGAACAGCGGGCAGGTGTGCAACGCCGGGAAGCGTTTCATCGTCGCCGAGGACATCTACGACGCTTTCCTCGACAGGTTCACCGAGAAGGTGCTCGCCCTGACCGACGGCCTGGCGCCGCTCTCCTCGGTCGCCGCTGCCGAGTACGTCGAAGAACAGGTCGAGCGAGCCGTCGATGGCGGGGCCACCTTCGTCTCCGCAGGCCGGCGCGAAGGGGCCTATTTCCCGCCTGGCGTTCTGTCGGGCGTCTCGCCGACGTCGCCGTCGGCCGCCGAGGAGCTCTTCGGCCCCGTCGCGACCGTCTACCGCGTCGCCTCCGAGGACGAGGCCGTCGAGCTGGCGAACACAACCCCGTACGGACTGGGCTCCTACGTGTTCACGACGGACGCCGAGCAGGCGCTGCGCGTCGCCGACAGGATCGACGCCGGCATGGTCTTCATCAACGGTGTCGGCCTCGAAGGCGCGGAACTGCCCTTCGGCGGGGTCAAGCGGTCCGGCTTCGGCCGCGAACTGGGCCGGGCCGGAATCGACGAGTTCGCCAACAAGAAGCTCATCCGCACCGCCCGGGCGTGA